The following are encoded together in the Chlorocebus sabaeus isolate Y175 chromosome 12, mChlSab1.0.hap1, whole genome shotgun sequence genome:
- the TLR4 gene encoding LOW QUALITY PROTEIN: toll-like receptor 4 (The sequence of the model RefSeq protein was modified relative to this genomic sequence to represent the inferred CDS: inserted 1 base in 1 codon): MTSALCLAGTLIPAMAFLSCVRPESWEPCVEVVPNITYQCMELNFYKIPDNIPFSTKNLDLSFNPLRHLGSYSFLRFPELQVLDLSRCEIQTIEDGAYQSLSHLSTLILTGNPIQSLALGAFSGLSSLQKLVAVETNLASLENFPIGHIKTLKELNVAHNLIQSFKLPEYFSNLTHLEHLDLSINKIQNIYCKDLQVLHQMPLPNLSLDLSLNPINFIQPGAFKEIRLHKLTLRNNFDDLNVMKTCIQGLAGLEVHRLVLGEFRNERNLEEFDKSALEGLCNLTIEEFRLTYLDYYLNNIIDLFNCLANVSSFSLVSVNIKRVEDFSYNFRWQHLELVKCKFEQFPTLELKSLKRLTFTANKGGNAFSEVNLPSLEFLDLSRNGLSFKGCCSQNDFGTTSLKYLDLSFNDVITMSSNFLGLEQLEHLDFQHSNLKQMSQFSVFLSLRNLIYLDISHTHTRVAFNGIFDGLLSLRVLKMAGNSFQENFLPDIFTDLKNLTFLDLSQCQLEQLSPTAFNTLNKLQVLNMSHNNFFSLDTFPYKCLRSLQVLDYSLNHIMTSKNQELHHFPSSLAFLNLTQNDFACTCEHQSFLQWIKNQRQLLVEVERMECATPSHKQGMPVLSLNITCQMNKTIIGVSVFSVLVVSVVAVLVYKFYFHLMLLAGCIKYGRGENIYDAFVIYSSQDEDWVRNELVKNLEEGVPPFQLCLHYRDFIPGVAIAANIIHEGFHKSRKVIVVVSQHFIQSRWCIFEYEIAQTWQFLSSRAGIIFIVLQKVEKTLLRQQVELYRLLSRNTYLEWEDSVLGQHIFWRRLRKALLDGRSWNPEXTVGTGCN; this comes from the exons GTGGTTCCTAACATTACTTATCAATGCATGGAGCTGAATTTCTACAAAATCCCCGACAACATCCCCTTCTCAACCAAGAACCTGGACCTGAGCTTTAATCCCCTGAGGCATTTAGGCAGCTATAGCTTCCTCCGTTTTCCAGAACTGCAGGTGCTGGATTTATCCAG GTGTGAAATCCAGACAATTGAAGATGGTGCATATCAGAGCCTAAGCCACCTCTCCACCTTAATATTGACAGGAAACCCCATCCAGAGTTTAGCCCTGGGAGCCTTTTCTGGACTATCAAGTTTACAGAAGCTGGTGGCTGTGGAGACAAATCTAGCATCTCTAGAGAACTTCCCCATTGGACACATCAAAACTTTGAAAGAACTTAATGTGGCTCACAATCTTATCCAGTCTTTCAAATTACCTGAGTATTTTTCTAATCTGACCCATCTAGAGCACTTGGACCTTTCCATTAACaagattcaaaatatttattgcaaaGACTTGCAGGTTCTACATCAAATGCCCCTACCCAATCTCTCTTTAGACCTGTCCCTGAACCCTATAAACTTTATCCAACCAGGTGCATTTAAAGAAATTAGGCTTCATAAGCTGActttgagaaataattttgatGATTTAAATGTGATGAAAACTTGTATTCAAGGTCTGGCTGGTTTAGAAGTCCATCGTTTGGTTCTGGGagaatttagaaatgaaagaaacttGGAAGAGTTTGACAAATCTGCTCTGGAGGGATTGTGCAATTTGACCATTGAAGAATTCCGATTAACATACTTAGACTACTACCTCAATAATATTATTGACTTATTTAATTGTTTGGCAAATGTTTCTTCGTTTTCCCTGGTGAGTGTGAATATTAAAAGGGTAGAAGACTTTTCTTATAATTTCAGATGGCAACATTTAGAATTAGTTAAGTGTAAATTTGAACAGTTTCCCACATTGGAACTCAAATCTCTCAAAAGGCTTACTTTCACTGCCAACAAAGGTGGGAATGCTTTTTCAGAAGTTAATCTACCAAGCCTTGAGTTTCTAGATCTCAGTAGAAATGGCTTGAGTTTCAAAGGTTGCTGTTCTCAAAATGATTTTGGGACAACCAGCCTAAAGTATTTAGATCTGAGCTTCAATGATGTTATTACCATGAGTTCAAACTTCTTGGGCTTAGAACAACTAGAACATCTGGATTTCCAGCATTCCAATTTGAAACAGATGAGTCAATTTTCGGTATTCCTATCACTCAGAAACCTCATTTACCTTGACATTTCTCATACTCACACCAGAGTTGCTTTCAATGGCATCTTCGATGGCTTGCTCAGTCTCAGAGTCTTGAAAATGGCTGGCAATTCTTTCCAGGAAAACTTCCTTCCAGATATCTTCACAGATCTGAAAAACTTGACCTTCCTGGACCTCTCTCAGTGTCAACTGGAGCAGTTGTCTCCAACAGCATTTAACACACTCAACAAGCTTCAGGTACTAAATATGAGCCACAACAACTTCTTTTCATTGGATACGTTTCCTTATAAGTGTCTGCGCTCTCTCCAGGTTCTTGATTACAGTCTCAATCACATAATGACTTCCAAAAACCAGGAACTACATCATTTTCCAAGTAGTCTAGCTTTCTTAAATCTTACTCAGAATGACTTTGCTTGTACTTGTGAACACCAGAGTTTCCTGCAGTGGATTAAGAACCAGAGGCAGCTCTTGGTGGAAGTTGAACGAATGGAATGTGCAACACCTTCACATAAACAGGGCATGCCGGTGCTGAGTTTGAATATTACCTGTCAGATGAATAAGACCATCATTGGTGTGTCTGTGTTCAGTGTGCTTGTGGTATCTGTTGTAGCAGTTCTGGTCTATAAGTTCTATTTTCACCTGATGCTTCTTGCTGGCTGCATAAAGTATGGTAGAGGTGAAAACATCTATGATGCCTTTGTTATCTACTCAAGCCAGGATGAGGACTGGGTAAGGAATGAGCTAGTAAAGAATTTAGAAGAAGGGGTGCCTCCCTTTCAGCTCTGCCTTCACTACAGAGACTTTATTCCCGGTGTGGCCATTGCTGCAAACATCATCCATGAAGGTTTCCATAAAAGCCGAAAGGTGATTGTTGTGGTGTCCCAGCACTTCATCCAGAGCCGCTGGTGTATCTTTGAATATGAGATTGCTCAGACCTGGCAGTTTCTGAGCAGTCGTGCAGGCATAATCTTCATTGTCCTGCAGAAGGTGGAGAAGACCCTGCTCAGGCAGCAGGTGGAGCTGTACCGCCTTCTCAGCAGGAACACTTACCTGGAGTGGGAGGACAGTGTCCTGGGACAGCACATCTTCTGGAGACGACTCAGAAAAGCCCTGTTGGATGGCAGATCGTGGAATCCAG GAACAGTGGGTACAGGATGCAATTAG